Proteins from a genomic interval of Tenacibaculum sp. SZ-18:
- the rplQ gene encoding 50S ribosomal protein L17 — MRHGKKVNHLGRKTAHRKSMLANMACSLIEHKRINTTEAKAKALRKFVEPLITKAKAENNTTEEKNMHNRRVVFSYLRNKYAVSELFKEISVKIADRPGGYVRIIKLGNRQGDNAPMAMVELVDYNELYNPNGKKAKKNTRRSRRGGAKKAAAPVTDVEASQEEE; from the coding sequence ATGAGACACGGTAAAAAAGTAAACCATTTAGGTAGAAAAACAGCACATAGAAAGTCTATGTTAGCTAACATGGCTTGTTCTTTAATCGAGCACAAGCGTATTAACACTACAGAAGCTAAAGCGAAAGCTTTACGTAAGTTTGTAGAGCCGTTAATTACAAAAGCTAAAGCTGAGAATAACACTACAGAAGAGAAAAACATGCATAACCGTCGTGTAGTATTCAGTTACTTACGCAACAAATATGCAGTTTCTGAGTTATTCAAAGAAATTTCTGTAAAGATTGCTGACAGACCAGGTGGTTACGTTCGTATCATCAAATTAGGAAATCGTCAAGGAGATAACGCTCCAATGGCAATGGTTGAATTAGTTGACTACAACGAATTATACAATCCAAATGGAAAGAAGGCTAAGAAGAATACTCGTCGAAGCCGTCGTGGTGGAGCTAAGAAAGCCGCTGCACCTGTAACTGATGTTGAAGCTTCACAAGAAGAAGAATAG
- a CDS encoding T9SS type A sorting domain-containing protein: MKRKILFLLLMHVFFMHAQTTVSGTLTSNTIWTKAGSPYNLTGTLGVFDGVTLTVESGVEVSGNFDLLIKGIIKIEGKSNEKVVFKNTRLIFKDSNLSNSTLDNVVFSDGSGIQLADEGEHNQDPIKNSGTLLVNSSDFNSGTYARTKGYSTSAKLRLSNCNILNATIKGFYPRSEEIEINQCNIKGGVLNSDSYNDGIFLTNSKVEEANFRIGCCGANFNIDSCEIVNSNFEDYNNYYSVTINNSLVSKTSFNLQSGELVVSNSLLESPNQLQDYHIKSRNVNFSNVIFKGNNSGKALKILNKDFTSSIQNCTFSNYNTGIVLNSSFDYTSPKADKINKKNTYNFTFKNNNLIGIQESNFQNNFNANIDATQNYWGTDNESVIADKITDGLDNINYGIVNYSNFLISPTSSAPVEAPNNVFKGLTNGGVLVSWDASMSNNVAGYKVYYKTNTTEDFQLLADVSDVSTYLTDEISINSIIVVKSYSTEADGSNDYIEGNESVFSENAQRVIDSVVLSSAEICHGDNLNLSFSSNYEFINNEFVLQMSDVNGSFDMPLELARITSANEGFSVPVNDTIEFNKTYFIRIISTENNYLSENLEVIFMDEINAQFSISTASICARNTVNIEYLGEESTENTLNWNFNGATVVSGEGTGPYELFWNHSGEKEITLEVVSGGCSSVSTKTIEIINKPLADFSVSENVCQGESAMITYNGNATESANFSWNFDGASIVSGTGIGPYEVTWNESYGEKNISLIVSENGCTSEETIRTIYHNPNPTGSIKLIEQVCVGDTTTITYEGDAQNDAIYNWNFNGGYVISGSGAGPYEIQWYNQGEKNVSLEVTQNGCSVNMDRTLTVTQTPNSYFYLSNNSICGEGTINVYYYGNGDDGSTFNWDFDGAEVISGEGKGPYEITWNDNFGQKVISLNVSKNGCTSQTYTQILQFNQLPSLSIEGESTVCKGELYNIEYTGENYTNIYWSFDGAEVISGSDAGPYILRWNTSGNKNISYTVYNNSCSRGEVFDVNVKESINSPEICVVTVDEDSFKNKIMWDYYTENLSQFAVYKETVVAGQYQLLSYVNADINYYIDESSSPAQSASLYKISAIDNCGGETELGAHHKTIHLVLTPGIGTSWNMIWNDYEGFEFYTYRIHRSINGGEFELLTEVSSNLNSYTDLNVSSQDVAYYIEVVSNTSCGGVFNKRNQSSSYISSKSNVATTSETLSVSDVLLKELKIGPNPVKDILVISTSSVELQEFELYTTLGQKLKSNKFDSEHRIDLRDLPKGTYFLRLITNRGAVAKKIIKK; encoded by the coding sequence ATGAAAAGAAAAATACTCTTTTTATTATTAATGCATGTATTCTTTATGCACGCACAAACCACTGTTAGTGGTACTTTAACGTCTAACACAATTTGGACGAAAGCAGGTTCTCCCTATAATTTAACAGGTACATTGGGAGTCTTTGATGGTGTTACTTTAACAGTAGAATCTGGAGTGGAAGTTTCAGGGAATTTTGATTTACTTATAAAAGGTATAATTAAAATTGAAGGGAAAAGTAATGAGAAAGTTGTTTTTAAGAATACAAGATTGATATTTAAAGATTCTAACTTAAGTAATTCAACATTAGATAACGTTGTTTTCTCAGATGGTTCTGGCATTCAATTGGCTGATGAAGGTGAACACAATCAAGATCCAATAAAGAATTCAGGAACCTTATTAGTGAATTCATCAGATTTTAATAGTGGTACCTATGCCCGAACTAAGGGATATTCCACATCAGCTAAACTGAGATTGTCAAACTGTAATATTTTAAATGCAACAATAAAAGGGTTTTATCCAAGAAGTGAGGAAATTGAAATAAATCAGTGTAACATAAAAGGAGGTGTGCTAAATTCTGATTCTTATAATGATGGAATATTTTTGACTAATTCAAAAGTTGAAGAAGCTAATTTTAGAATTGGATGTTGTGGAGCAAACTTTAATATTGATTCTTGTGAAATAGTTAATTCTAATTTTGAAGATTACAATAATTATTATTCTGTTACAATTAATAATTCATTGGTTTCAAAAACATCATTTAATCTGCAATCTGGAGAATTAGTTGTTAGTAATTCACTTTTAGAAAGTCCTAATCAACTTCAGGATTATCACATAAAATCAAGAAATGTTAATTTTTCGAATGTTATATTTAAAGGAAATAACTCGGGAAAAGCACTAAAAATTTTAAATAAGGATTTTACAAGTAGTATTCAAAATTGTACGTTTAGTAATTATAATACGGGAATCGTATTAAACAGTAGTTTTGATTACACTTCACCTAAAGCAGACAAGATTAACAAGAAAAACACTTATAATTTCACATTTAAAAATAATAATCTTATTGGTATACAAGAGAGTAATTTTCAAAATAATTTTAACGCCAATATCGATGCAACCCAGAATTATTGGGGAACTGATAATGAATCAGTAATTGCAGATAAAATTACCGATGGATTAGATAATATAAATTATGGTATAGTTAATTATTCAAATTTTTTAATATCTCCAACTAGTTCTGCTCCAGTAGAAGCTCCAAATAATGTATTTAAAGGTTTAACAAATGGAGGAGTTTTAGTTTCATGGGATGCAAGCATGTCTAATAATGTAGCTGGCTACAAAGTTTATTATAAAACAAATACAACTGAAGATTTTCAGTTGCTAGCAGATGTAAGTGACGTATCTACCTATTTAACAGACGAAATTTCAATTAATTCAATAATTGTTGTTAAGTCTTACTCAACAGAAGCAGATGGTTCAAATGACTATATAGAAGGTAATGAAAGTGTTTTTAGTGAAAATGCTCAGAGAGTTATAGACTCTGTTGTATTAAGTTCTGCAGAAATTTGTCATGGTGATAATTTAAATTTAAGTTTTAGTTCTAATTACGAATTCATAAACAATGAATTTGTTTTACAAATGTCTGATGTTAACGGATCTTTTGATATGCCATTGGAATTAGCAAGAATTACCTCGGCTAATGAAGGTTTTTCTGTGCCTGTTAATGATACTATTGAATTCAATAAAACTTATTTTATTAGAATTATATCTACTGAAAATAATTATTTGAGTGAAAATCTAGAAGTTATTTTTATGGATGAAATTAATGCGCAGTTTTCAATAAGTACTGCTTCTATATGCGCAAGGAATACGGTAAATATTGAGTATCTTGGAGAAGAGAGTACTGAAAATACATTGAATTGGAATTTTAATGGAGCCACAGTTGTATCAGGAGAAGGAACTGGTCCTTATGAATTGTTTTGGAATCATTCTGGTGAAAAGGAAATAACTCTTGAGGTTGTTTCAGGTGGCTGTTCTTCAGTTTCTACTAAAACCATAGAAATTATTAATAAACCTTTAGCGGATTTTTCAGTGAGTGAAAATGTATGCCAAGGTGAGTCTGCTATGATTACATATAATGGAAATGCTACTGAATCTGCCAATTTTAGTTGGAATTTTGATGGAGCTTCAATAGTTTCTGGAACCGGTATTGGACCATATGAGGTTACATGGAATGAATCTTACGGAGAAAAAAATATATCACTTATAGTATCTGAAAATGGTTGTACTTCTGAAGAAACTATAAGGACAATTTATCATAATCCGAATCCAACAGGTTCAATAAAATTAATAGAACAAGTTTGTGTAGGAGATACTACGACGATTACCTATGAAGGTGATGCGCAGAATGATGCAATATATAATTGGAATTTTAATGGAGGATATGTTATTTCTGGTTCAGGTGCCGGACCTTATGAAATACAATGGTATAATCAAGGGGAAAAGAATGTTAGTTTAGAGGTAACTCAAAATGGATGTTCTGTAAACATGGATAGGACGCTTACAGTGACTCAAACACCAAATTCATATTTTTATCTAAGTAATAACAGTATTTGTGGTGAAGGAACAATAAATGTTTATTATTATGGTAATGGAGATGATGGTTCAACTTTTAATTGGGATTTTGACGGAGCGGAAGTTATATCGGGAGAAGGAAAAGGACCATATGAAATTACTTGGAATGATAATTTCGGACAAAAGGTAATTTCTTTAAATGTTTCAAAGAATGGATGTACCTCGCAAACTTATACTCAAATTCTTCAATTCAATCAATTACCATCACTTAGTATTGAAGGAGAGAGTACAGTTTGTAAAGGTGAATTGTATAACATAGAATATACAGGTGAAAATTATACAAATATTTATTGGTCGTTTGATGGTGCCGAGGTAATTTCAGGTTCTGATGCAGGTCCATATATTTTAAGATGGAATACTTCAGGAAATAAAAATATCAGTTACACAGTTTATAATAACAGTTGTTCAAGAGGAGAGGTTTTTGATGTAAATGTTAAAGAGAGTATCAATTCACCAGAGATATGTGTTGTAACAGTTGATGAAGATTCTTTTAAAAATAAAATAATGTGGGATTATTACACTGAAAATTTGAGTCAATTTGCAGTTTATAAGGAAACGGTAGTTGCAGGGCAATATCAGCTTTTGTCTTATGTTAATGCCGATATAAATTATTATATTGACGAAAGTTCATCTCCCGCGCAAAGTGCTAGTTTATATAAAATATCCGCAATTGATAATTGTGGAGGAGAAACAGAGCTAGGTGCACATCACAAAACTATCCATTTAGTTCTTACACCAGGAATAGGTACTTCTTGGAATATGATTTGGAATGATTATGAAGGATTTGAATTTTATACATATCGAATCCACAGAAGTATTAACGGAGGTGAGTTTGAATTATTAACGGAAGTTTCAAGTAATTTAAATTCATATACAGACTTAAATGTAAGTTCACAGGATGTTGCATATTATATAGAAGTGGTAAGCAATACCTCATGTGGAGGAGTTTTTAATAAGAGAAATCAAAGTTCAAGTTATATTTCATCTAAGTCAAATGTAGCTACTACGTCTGAAACATTAAGTGTAAGTGATGTTCTTTTAAAAGAATTAAAAATTGGCCCTAATCCGGTAAAAGATATTTTAGTAATATCAACCAGCAGTGTAGAGTTGCAAGAATTTGAACTATATACAACTCTAGGTCAAAAACTCAAATCAAATAAGTTTGATTCTGAACATAGAATTGACTTAAGAGATCTTCCAAAAGGAACCTATTTTTTAAGATTGATAACTAATCGTGGAGCAGTTGCCAAAAAAATTATTAAGAAATAA
- the carA gene encoding glutamine-hydrolyzing carbamoyl-phosphate synthase small subunit, translated as MKYTTRKKALVLLADGTVFYGKSVGIEGTVTGEICFNTGMTGYQEIFTDPSYYGQLMVATNAHIGNYGVNNEEVESEGIKISGLICRNFSFEHSRVDSDGNLKDWFEKHNLVAISDVDTRALVSYIRENGAMNAIITTETDNVEELKKQLADVPNMEGLELASQVSTKEPYFVGNENATYKIAALDIGIKKNILRNLAKRDAYIKVYPFNSKFEDLESWEPDGYFISNGPGDPEPLTEAQELAKEIIKRDLPLFGICLGHQVIALANGISTYKMHNGHRGINHPVKNLVTGKGEITSQNHGFAINREETEAHGDVEITHVHLNDNTVAGIKMKRKNVFSVQYHPEASPGPHDSEYLFDQFIENIKATK; from the coding sequence ATGAAATACACAACACGAAAAAAAGCACTAGTTTTACTTGCAGACGGTACGGTTTTCTATGGTAAATCTGTTGGAATAGAAGGTACTGTTACAGGAGAGATTTGCTTCAATACTGGGATGACTGGTTATCAAGAGATTTTTACCGATCCTTCATATTATGGTCAGTTAATGGTTGCAACTAACGCACATATTGGTAATTACGGAGTGAATAACGAGGAAGTTGAATCTGAAGGAATTAAGATTTCAGGTTTAATTTGTAGAAATTTTAGCTTCGAACACTCTCGTGTTGATTCAGATGGTAATTTAAAAGACTGGTTTGAAAAGCATAATTTAGTCGCTATTTCAGATGTTGATACAAGAGCTCTGGTATCTTACATTAGAGAAAATGGAGCAATGAATGCAATCATAACAACAGAAACAGATAATGTAGAAGAATTAAAGAAGCAATTAGCAGATGTTCCAAACATGGAAGGTTTGGAGTTGGCTTCACAAGTTTCTACTAAAGAACCGTATTTTGTGGGAAATGAAAATGCAACATATAAAATTGCAGCTTTGGATATTGGAATCAAGAAAAATATCTTGAGAAATCTTGCAAAAAGAGATGCTTATATCAAAGTATATCCATTTAATTCTAAGTTTGAGGATTTGGAATCTTGGGAACCTGATGGTTATTTTATCTCTAATGGACCTGGAGATCCGGAACCTTTAACTGAAGCTCAGGAATTAGCTAAAGAGATTATAAAAAGAGATTTACCTTTATTTGGAATTTGTTTAGGTCATCAAGTTATTGCCTTGGCTAATGGAATTTCTACTTACAAAATGCACAATGGGCACAGAGGAATAAATCACCCAGTAAAAAACCTAGTTACAGGTAAAGGTGAGATTACTTCTCAAAATCATGGTTTTGCAATAAATAGAGAAGAAACAGAAGCACATGGTGATGTTGAAATTACACATGTACATTTAAATGATAACACAGTAGCAGGGATTAAAATGAAGAGAAAAAATGTGTTTTCAGTGCAGTATCACCCCGAAGCGAGTCCTGGACCACATGACTCTGAGTACTTGTTCGATCAATTTATTGAGAACATTAAGGCTACAAAATAG
- a CDS encoding DNA-directed RNA polymerase subunit alpha, with translation MAILNFQKPDKVIMIESTDFKGRFEFRPLEPGFGLTVGNALRRVLLSSLEGFAITSLRIDGVDHEFSTMTGVVEDVTEMILNLKQVRFKKQIEESDRETVTIAISGQEQLTAGDLQKFISGFQVLNPDLVICNMDKSVKINAEITIEKGRGFVPAEENKKSGAPLGTIFTDSIFTPIKNVKYAVENFRVEQKTDYEKLVFDIDTDGSINPKDALTEAAKILIHHFMLFSDERITLEADEIAQTESYDEESLHMRQLLKTKLVDMDLSVRALNCLKAAEVDTLGDLVSFNKGDLMKFRNFGKKSLTELEELVNNKGLSFGMDLTKYKLDRD, from the coding sequence ATGGCGATTTTAAATTTTCAAAAGCCCGATAAAGTTATTATGATCGAATCTACTGATTTCAAAGGTAGATTCGAATTTAGACCGTTGGAACCAGGTTTTGGTTTAACTGTTGGTAATGCTTTACGTAGAGTATTATTATCATCTTTAGAAGGATTTGCAATTACTTCTTTAAGAATTGATGGTGTTGATCATGAATTCTCAACTATGACTGGTGTTGTAGAAGATGTAACTGAGATGATCTTGAACTTAAAGCAAGTTCGTTTCAAGAAGCAAATCGAAGAGTCTGATAGAGAAACAGTAACTATTGCAATTTCAGGTCAAGAGCAATTAACTGCAGGAGACTTACAAAAGTTCATTTCTGGATTCCAAGTTTTAAATCCAGATTTAGTTATCTGTAATATGGATAAATCTGTCAAGATAAATGCAGAGATTACCATAGAAAAAGGTAGAGGGTTTGTACCAGCTGAAGAAAATAAAAAATCAGGTGCACCGTTAGGAACGATTTTTACTGATTCAATCTTTACACCAATTAAAAATGTAAAGTATGCAGTAGAGAACTTCCGTGTTGAGCAAAAGACTGACTATGAAAAGTTAGTTTTTGATATTGACACTGATGGTTCAATCAATCCTAAAGATGCATTAACCGAAGCAGCTAAGATTTTAATTCACCACTTCATGTTATTCTCAGATGAGAGAATTACTTTGGAGGCTGATGAAATCGCTCAGACTGAATCATATGATGAAGAATCATTACATATGAGACAGTTATTAAAGACGAAATTAGTTGATATGGATTTATCAGTTCGTGCTTTAAATTGTTTAAAAGCTGCAGAAGTAGATACGTTAGGAGACTTAGTTTCTTTTAACAAAGGAGATTTAATGAAGTTTAGAAACTTTGGTAAAAAATCATTGACTGAATTAGAAGAGTTAGTGAACAATAAAGGCTTAAGTTTCGGAATGGACTTAACAAAGTACAAATTAGATAGAGATTAA
- the rpsD gene encoding 30S ribosomal protein S4, with protein MARYTGPKTKIARKFGEAIFGDDKNFEKRNYPPGQHGVGKRRGKKSEYAVQLMEKQKAKYTYGILERQFRNLFKKAQASGGITGEVLLQLCESRLDNTVFRLGIATSRRAGRQLVSHRHITVNGEIVNIPSYRLKAGDVIAVREKSKSLDAIENALASNSNVYEWLTWNAEQKSGTFVKAPERLQIPENIKEQLIVELYSK; from the coding sequence ATGGCAAGATATACAGGACCAAAAACTAAGATTGCTCGTAAATTTGGCGAGGCAATTTTCGGAGATGATAAGAACTTCGAAAAAAGAAATTACCCTCCAGGACAACACGGAGTTGGTAAGAGAAGAGGTAAGAAATCTGAATACGCAGTTCAGTTAATGGAAAAGCAAAAGGCCAAGTATACCTATGGTATTTTAGAACGTCAATTCCGTAACCTATTTAAAAAAGCGCAAGCTTCAGGTGGAATTACTGGTGAGGTTTTATTACAATTATGTGAATCTCGTTTAGATAATACAGTATTCCGTTTAGGAATTGCTACTTCTCGTAGAGCAGGTCGTCAATTAGTTTCTCACCGTCACATCACTGTAAACGGAGAGATTGTAAACATTCCATCATACAGATTAAAAGCTGGAGATGTAATAGCAGTTAGAGAGAAGTCTAAATCATTAGACGCTATCGAGAATGCATTAGCTTCTAATAGCAATGTTTACGAATGGTTAACTTGGAATGCTGAGCAAAAGTCAGGTACTTTTGTAAAGGCTCCAGAAAGATTACAGATTCCTGAGAACATTAAGGAGCAGTTAATCGTAGAATTATATTCTAAATAA
- a CDS encoding dimethylarginine dimethylaminohydrolase family protein codes for MLQLNVKNETSRLRAVVLGTAVSNGPIPNAEDCYDPKSKQHVIAGTYPTEEDMISEMEAVAGVFKKYDVQVFRPEVIEDYNQIFSRDIAFVIDDKLVKANILPDRNREYEAIRHVVSQINPDNVIELPEICHVEGGDVMPWNDYIFIGTYSGSDYPDYITARTNTDAVIALQELFPEKTVKSFELRKSNEDPKDNALHLDCCFQPIGKNMAILHKNGFLVEKEYYWLVDYFGEDNIFEISKDEMYNMNSNVFSISEDVIISERNFTRLNTWLREKGFTVEEVPYAEIAKQEGLLRCSTLPLIRD; via the coding sequence ATGTTACAACTCAATGTAAAAAACGAAACTTCAAGATTAAGAGCAGTAGTTTTAGGAACGGCTGTAAGTAATGGTCCAATACCAAATGCAGAGGATTGTTACGACCCAAAAAGTAAGCAACATGTAATTGCTGGAACATATCCGACAGAGGAAGATATGATTTCAGAGATGGAAGCTGTGGCAGGAGTTTTCAAAAAGTACGATGTTCAGGTTTTCAGACCTGAAGTTATCGAAGATTATAATCAAATATTTTCAAGAGATATAGCTTTCGTGATTGATGACAAGTTAGTCAAAGCGAATATCCTACCAGATAGAAATAGAGAATATGAAGCAATAAGACATGTCGTTTCTCAAATTAATCCTGATAACGTAATTGAGTTACCAGAGATTTGTCATGTAGAAGGAGGAGATGTAATGCCTTGGAATGATTATATTTTTATCGGTACTTATTCTGGTAGTGATTATCCTGATTATATTACAGCAAGAACAAATACTGACGCGGTAATCGCTTTGCAAGAATTATTTCCTGAGAAAACGGTCAAGAGTTTCGAACTACGAAAGTCAAATGAAGATCCTAAAGACAATGCCCTTCATTTAGATTGTTGTTTTCAACCTATTGGTAAAAACATGGCTATTTTGCACAAGAATGGTTTCTTAGTAGAAAAGGAGTATTATTGGTTAGTTGACTATTTTGGAGAGGATAATATTTTTGAAATTTCTAAAGACGAAATGTACAATATGAACAGTAATGTTTTTTCAATTTCAGAAGATGTAATTATTTCTGAAAGAAACTTTACCAGATTAAATACTTGGCTACGTGAAAAGGGATTTACTGTTGAGGAAGTTCCGTATGCTGAAATAGCAAAACAAGAAGGATTATTGCGTTGTTCTACATTACCACTAATTAGAGATTAA
- the eno gene encoding phosphopyruvate hydratase has product MSIIINIHARQIFDSRGNPTVEVDVTTENGIQGRAAVPSGASTGEHEAVELRDGGDAYMGKGVTKAVDNVNTIIAQELLGTSVFEQNLIDQMMIDLDGTPNKSKLGANAILGVSLAVAKAAANELGMPLYRYVGGVSANTLPVPMMNIINGGSHSDAPIAFQEFMIMPVKAKNFSEAMQMGSEVFHNLKKVLHDRNLSTAVGDEGGFAPTLDGTEDALDTIALAVKNAGYSLGDDIMIALDCASAEFYIDGKYDYTKFEGDTGKVRTSKEQADYLAELSEKYPIISIEDGMDENDWEGWKYLTEKIGDKVQLVGDDLFVTNVERLSRGIENNTANSILIKVNQIGTLTETIAAVNMAHNAGYTSVMSHRSGETEDNTIADLAVALNTGQIKTGSASRSDRMAKYNQLLRIEEELGDVGYFPQQNAFKVK; this is encoded by the coding sequence ATGAGTATTATAATTAACATCCATGCACGTCAAATTTTTGATTCAAGAGGTAATCCAACTGTAGAAGTAGATGTAACTACTGAGAATGGAATTCAAGGTAGAGCAGCCGTCCCATCAGGAGCTTCTACTGGAGAGCACGAAGCGGTTGAATTACGTGACGGAGGTGATGCTTATATGGGTAAAGGAGTTACTAAAGCTGTTGATAATGTGAATACAATTATCGCACAAGAATTGTTAGGAACTTCTGTATTTGAGCAAAATTTAATTGATCAAATGATGATTGACTTAGATGGAACTCCAAATAAATCTAAGTTAGGAGCAAATGCAATTTTAGGCGTTTCTTTAGCCGTAGCAAAGGCTGCAGCTAACGAATTAGGAATGCCATTATATAGATATGTTGGAGGAGTAAGCGCAAATACTTTACCTGTTCCAATGATGAATATTATTAATGGTGGTTCTCATTCAGATGCACCGATTGCTTTTCAAGAGTTTATGATTATGCCGGTAAAGGCAAAGAATTTCTCAGAAGCTATGCAAATGGGTTCTGAAGTTTTCCATAACTTAAAGAAAGTATTACATGATAGAAATTTATCAACTGCTGTAGGAGATGAAGGAGGTTTTGCACCAACTTTAGATGGTACTGAAGATGCTTTAGATACCATTGCTTTAGCTGTTAAAAATGCAGGATATAGTTTAGGTGATGACATTATGATTGCTTTAGATTGTGCTTCAGCTGAATTCTATATAGATGGAAAGTACGATTATACTAAATTTGAAGGAGATACTGGAAAAGTAAGAACAAGTAAGGAGCAAGCTGATTATTTAGCGGAACTTTCTGAAAAATATCCTATTATTTCTATTGAAGACGGAATGGATGAGAACGACTGGGAAGGTTGGAAATATTTAACTGAAAAAATTGGCGATAAAGTTCAATTAGTAGGTGATGATTTATTTGTAACAAATGTAGAGCGTTTATCAAGAGGAATAGAAAATAATACAGCAAATTCTATTTTAATCAAAGTGAATCAAATCGGTACACTTACAGAAACAATTGCTGCTGTAAATATGGCTCATAATGCTGGATATACATCTGTAATGAGTCACCGTTCTGGTGAAACAGAAGACAATACAATTGCTGATTTAGCAGTTGCTTTAAACACTGGTCAAATCAAAACAGGATCGGCTTCAAGATCAGATCGTATGGCAAAGTATAACCAGCTTCTAAGAATTGAAGAAGAATTAGGAGATGTAGGTTATTTCCCTCAACAAAATGCTTTTAAAGTAAAATAA
- a CDS encoding citrate synthase, producing MSEIAKLQIGENTYEFPLVKGTENEVAIDVKTLRGATGGVITIDPGFKNTGSCQSAITFLNGEEGVLRYRGYSIEELAEKADFLEVAYLLIFGELPTQEQLDKFYNDILDNAIVDDDIKKIIDAFPKNAHPMGVLSSLTSALTAFNPGSVNIDSEEDMYNAIVKIMGKFPVLVAWTMRKKQGLPLDYGSRKLGYVENVLHMMFKKPNEEYEQNPILVNALDKLLILHADHEQNCSTSTVRIVGSSHAGLFPSLSAGISALWGPLHGGANQAVLEMLEAIKEDGGDTKKYMGKAKDKEDPFRLMGFGHRVYKNFDPRAKIIKVAADEVLNDLGVNDPILDVAKGLEQEALSDDYFVKRKLYPNVDFYSGIIYRAMGIPVEMFTVMFALGRLPGWISQWREMRLRKEPIGRPRQVYTGENYRPFVEISKR from the coding sequence ATGTCAGAGATAGCGAAACTACAAATTGGCGAAAATACGTATGAGTTTCCTTTAGTAAAAGGAACAGAAAATGAAGTTGCAATAGATGTTAAAACGTTAAGAGGAGCAACAGGAGGTGTTATTACGATAGACCCAGGATTTAAAAACACCGGTTCTTGCCAAAGTGCTATTACATTTTTAAATGGAGAAGAAGGAGTGCTACGCTACCGTGGTTATTCTATAGAGGAGTTAGCTGAAAAAGCAGATTTCCTTGAAGTTGCTTACTTGTTAATTTTTGGTGAATTACCAACTCAAGAGCAATTAGATAAGTTTTATAATGATATTTTGGATAACGCAATTGTTGATGATGATATTAAGAAGATAATTGATGCATTCCCTAAAAACGCACATCCAATGGGAGTTTTATCTTCTTTAACTTCTGCACTAACTGCATTCAACCCTGGTTCGGTTAACATCGATTCAGAGGAAGATATGTACAATGCTATCGTTAAAATAATGGGTAAATTTCCTGTTTTAGTAGCTTGGACAATGCGTAAAAAGCAAGGTTTACCTCTGGATTATGGTTCTAGAAAATTAGGTTATGTGGAAAATGTTTTACACATGATGTTTAAAAAACCAAATGAGGAATACGAGCAAAATCCAATTTTAGTTAATGCATTAGATAAGTTATTAATCTTACATGCTGATCACGAACAAAATTGTTCTACATCTACAGTTAGAATCGTAGGTTCTTCTCATGCTGGTTTGTTCCCATCTCTTTCTGCTGGTATTTCGGCACTTTGGGGACCTTTACATGGTGGAGCAAATCAGGCAGTATTAGAAATGTTAGAAGCTATCAAAGAAGATGGAGGAGATACTAAAAAATATATGGGTAAAGCAAAGGATAAGGAAGATCCATTCCGTTTAATGGGATTCGGTCATAGAGTTTACAAAAACTTTGATCCTCGTGCGAAAATAATTAAAGTTGCTGCTGATGAAGTTTTAAATGACTTAGGGGTAAATGATCCAATTTTAGACGTTGCTAAAGGTTTAGAGCAAGAAGCTTTAAGTGACGATTACTTCGTGAAAAGAAAATTATATCCAAACGTAGATTTCTATTCGGGAATTATATATAGAGCAATGGGTATTCCAGTTGAAATGTTTACAGTAATGTTTGCATTAGGTCGTTTACCAGGATGGATTTCTCAATGGAGAGAAATGCGTTTACGTAAAGAACCAATTGGTCGCCCACGTCAAGTTTATACAGGTGAAAATTATCGCCCTTTCGTGGAAATTAGCAAAAGATAA
- the thiS gene encoding sulfur carrier protein ThiS — protein MITIQVNDKTQTFLENLTVYQLIGQLNIQTNGIAVAVNNDVISKPNWETRELVDQDNILIIKSTQGG, from the coding sequence ATGATAACAATACAAGTAAACGACAAAACACAAACTTTTTTAGAAAATCTTACGGTTTATCAACTCATAGGACAGCTCAATATTCAAACGAATGGAATTGCAGTTGCCGTTAATAACGATGTTATAAGCAAACCAAACTGGGAAACACGTGAACTGGTCGATCAAGACAATATCTTGATCATTAAATCTACACAGGGGGGATAA